One window from the genome of Spirosoma rhododendri encodes:
- a CDS encoding ferritin-like domain-containing protein — MSRRSVFQNLLKKTVAGAGAAAFAGVLNKTYAQTSSVADVLNYALTLEYLEAEFYNLSLAAPNLIPSAARPYYEQIAKHENAHVALLKSALGSAAVPKPTFDFTAGGAFGNVFTNVDTNYALAQAFEDTGVRAYKGQATNLMSAPAILTVALQIHSVEARHAARIRYIRGQKGWITNADASGLPQAIYSGEENVTQGGVNLVNALGISAARVSEAFDEPLGMSEVFAIAGPFIKSLNR, encoded by the coding sequence ATGTCACGCCGGAGCGTTTTTCAGAACCTACTGAAAAAGACGGTTGCTGGCGCAGGCGCTGCTGCATTCGCGGGCGTTCTTAACAAAACATACGCTCAGACGAGCTCGGTTGCAGACGTGCTGAACTACGCACTGACGCTGGAGTATCTGGAAGCAGAATTCTACAACCTGAGCCTTGCTGCACCGAATCTGATTCCATCGGCTGCAAGACCTTACTACGAGCAGATCGCCAAGCATGAGAACGCACACGTAGCCCTGCTGAAATCGGCATTGGGTAGCGCAGCCGTCCCCAAGCCAACGTTCGACTTCACGGCAGGTGGTGCTTTCGGTAACGTATTTACGAATGTAGATACCAACTACGCACTGGCTCAGGCATTCGAAGACACAGGTGTTCGGGCTTACAAAGGCCAGGCTACCAATCTGATGTCAGCACCAGCTATCCTGACGGTTGCTCTGCAAATTCACTCGGTAGAAGCCCGTCACGCAGCGCGGATTCGCTACATACGTGGTCAGAAAGGCTGGATCACCAACGCTGACGCGAGTGGTCTGCCACAGGCCATTTATTCGGGCGAAGAAAACGTAACGCAGGGTGGTGTAAACCTGGTGAACGCACTGGGTATCAGCGCAGCCCGCGTATCGGAAGCATTCGACGAGCCACTGGGCATGTCGGAAGTATTCGCGATCGCTGGTCCGTTCATCAAGTCGCTGAACCGCTAG
- a CDS encoding ferritin-like domain-containing protein: protein MEKQQTDPMATVEGLSGKASAALGRRVFMRYIGATAAAGVALSACHSELVDPTATGSARPGDAIDLGDIGSKDVNVLNYAYALEQLEAAFYTQAVMTPYSGITDAERQILTDIRDHEIVHRDLFKAALASAAIPGLTPDFSSINFNSRASVLGTARVFENIGVSAYNGAGQYIRTPDYLVLAGKIVSVEARHASIIATLLEPMSALFAGDQVVFPASGLEEIRNPEEVLAIVRPYVKEFLNGRNGRR from the coding sequence ATGGAAAAACAACAAACCGACCCGATGGCCACCGTAGAGGGACTGTCCGGTAAAGCGTCGGCAGCTCTGGGGCGCCGGGTGTTCATGCGATATATTGGTGCAACGGCGGCTGCTGGTGTTGCTCTGAGTGCATGTCACAGCGAACTCGTTGACCCAACAGCTACGGGTTCGGCCCGTCCTGGCGATGCAATCGACCTGGGCGATATCGGTAGCAAAGACGTCAACGTACTGAACTATGCGTATGCGCTGGAGCAGTTGGAGGCAGCTTTCTATACGCAGGCTGTTATGACGCCTTATTCGGGCATTACGGATGCTGAACGTCAGATTCTGACCGACATCCGCGATCACGAGATCGTACACCGTGACCTGTTCAAAGCCGCTCTGGCTTCTGCCGCTATTCCTGGCCTGACGCCTGATTTCAGCAGCATCAACTTCAACAGCCGCGCCAGCGTACTTGGAACGGCCCGCGTATTTGAAAACATCGGTGTATCGGCTTACAATGGAGCTGGTCAGTACATCCGCACGCCGGATTATCTGGTACTGGCAGGTAAGATTGTATCGGTAGAAGCGCGTCACGCGTCGATCATTGCCACATTGCTGGAGCCAATGAGCGCACTGTTCGCTGGCGATCAGGTTGTGTTCCCGGCATCGGGTCTGGAGGAAATCCGGAATCCAGAGGAAGTACTGGCTATTGTTAGACCATACGTTAAGGAATTCCTCAACGGCAGAAACGGACGTCGGTAA
- a CDS encoding ABC transporter ATP-binding protein, with protein MKTYLRLLSFAKPLGRFLTPFVLTSLVASVFGVLNFTLLIPLLSILFDKVNSAQMQALLSRPAPALTSSPTDAFQYYFARVFQQYGNIGALQFVCIVIVVSVLLSNVFKYLSVRQLEGFKARMVSKLRETVFDRALNLHLGFFSNERKGNLISRITTDVQEVENSIANSLSAASKEVFLLIGYIVALLSISVKLTLFALVVIPISGGFIAALVRRMKRDAQTGQQRLSGLVSLLDETFGGMRVVKGFVAEGFMLDKFRRENNGYRDAVRSLAYRRELASPFSEVMGVTVVAGILLYGGTLVLNGQSDLTAAQFIAYIAIFSQVTRPAKDISNAFSGSQRGLASGERVLELIDAVPAIQDKPSAQVLTGFRDRITFDSVSFAYTPDAPVLRNINFDIEKGKTVALVGSSGGGKSTIADLVPRFYDPTAVDSTTVDSTRGQILIDGVDLRDCTLASLRGQMGIVTQESILFNDTIFNNIAFGSDATEAEVMEAARIANAHAFIMAQPDGYQTVIGDRGGKLSGGQRQRISIARAILKNPPILILDEATSALDTESEKLVQEALSRLMANRTTLVIAHRLSTIQHADEILVVHQGQIVERGRHDELLSLDEGFYRRLSTMQAV; from the coding sequence ATGAAGACTTACCTCCGTTTACTGTCGTTCGCCAAACCGCTGGGCCGCTTCCTGACGCCGTTCGTGCTCACGTCGCTGGTTGCGAGCGTGTTTGGCGTACTGAATTTTACGCTGCTCATTCCGCTGTTGAGTATCCTGTTCGACAAAGTCAATTCGGCGCAGATGCAGGCATTGCTAAGTCGCCCGGCCCCCGCGCTGACCAGTTCGCCGACCGACGCGTTTCAGTACTACTTCGCGCGGGTGTTCCAGCAGTATGGCAACATCGGGGCGTTGCAGTTTGTGTGCATAGTCATCGTCGTGTCGGTGCTGCTGAGCAACGTGTTCAAGTACCTGTCGGTGCGGCAGTTGGAGGGGTTCAAAGCGCGGATGGTGTCGAAGTTGCGCGAAACGGTATTCGACAGAGCCCTCAATCTGCACCTGGGTTTCTTCTCAAACGAACGCAAAGGCAACCTGATTTCCCGCATCACCACCGACGTGCAGGAGGTCGAAAATTCGATTGCCAACTCGCTGTCGGCGGCTTCCAAAGAAGTGTTTTTGCTGATCGGCTATATCGTCGCCCTGCTCAGTATTTCGGTCAAACTGACGCTGTTCGCGCTGGTCGTGATTCCGATTTCGGGTGGGTTTATTGCGGCACTGGTTCGGCGGATGAAGCGCGACGCGCAGACCGGGCAGCAGCGGCTAAGCGGGCTGGTCAGTCTGCTCGACGAAACGTTTGGCGGTATGCGCGTTGTGAAGGGATTTGTGGCCGAAGGGTTTATGCTCGATAAGTTCCGGCGAGAAAACAACGGTTACCGCGATGCCGTGCGGTCGCTGGCGTACCGGCGCGAGCTGGCGTCGCCGTTCTCGGAGGTGATGGGTGTGACCGTCGTGGCCGGGATTCTGCTGTATGGCGGTACGCTCGTACTCAACGGGCAGTCGGACCTGACGGCGGCTCAGTTTATTGCGTACATCGCCATTTTCTCGCAGGTGACGCGCCCCGCCAAAGACATTTCCAACGCGTTCAGCGGCTCACAGCGGGGGCTGGCGTCGGGCGAGCGCGTCCTGGAACTGATCGATGCTGTTCCGGCCATTCAGGATAAACCCAGTGCCCAGGTGCTTACCGGCTTCCGGGATCGCATTACGTTCGACTCCGTTTCGTTTGCCTACACGCCCGACGCGCCCGTACTGCGGAACATTAATTTCGACATTGAAAAAGGAAAAACCGTCGCGCTCGTAGGTTCGTCGGGGGGCGGCAAATCGACCATTGCCGATCTGGTACCGCGCTTCTACGACCCCACCGCTGTCGACTCCACGACGGTCGACTCCACGAGGGGACAGATTCTGATCGATGGCGTCGACCTGCGCGACTGTACGCTGGCGTCGCTACGGGGGCAGATGGGCATCGTGACGCAGGAAAGCATTTTGTTCAACGATACTATTTTCAACAACATCGCTTTTGGCAGCGACGCGACGGAAGCCGAAGTGATGGAAGCCGCCCGCATTGCCAATGCGCACGCTTTTATCATGGCCCAACCCGACGGCTACCAGACCGTTATTGGCGACCGGGGCGGCAAACTATCCGGTGGTCAGCGGCAACGCATCAGCATCGCCCGTGCTATTCTGAAAAATCCGCCGATTCTGATTCTGGACGAAGCCACGTCGGCCCTTGATACCGAGTCGGAAAAGCTGGTACAGGAAGCCTTGTCCCGGCTGATGGCCAACCGCACGACGCTGGTCATTGCCCACCGGCTTAGCACCATTCAGCACGCCGACGAAATTCTGGTCGTGCATCAGGGGCAGATCGTGGAGCGCGGCCGTCACGACGAACTCCTGTCGCTGGACGAAGGGTTTTATCGGCGGCTCAGCACGATGCAGGCCGTGTAA
- a CDS encoding glycosyltransferase family 4 protein has translation MPSLFIDAERMRDLNSGLGQVCLHLSRELVRQRPAGWNMTFLVPKGQSGVFGSDAQYVEATGLRKLWVPGQYDVWHCLHQDSTYLPSPIRQRSSKLMLTIYDLNFLERADYSVAKKARKLARLQRKINRATLLTAGSAYTASVVKSHLNVPDGLPLEVIYTGLAVDPANAPAEVPPAVASLTDTPYLLFVGVIHPKKNVHTLLPLLEAFPDYKLVLAGPDKHPYAQHIREQADKLGVTDRLFMPGAVDESTKLWLYAHCEAFLFPSLSEGFGLPVAEAMTFGKPVFSSTLTSLPEVGGKAAYYFENFEPETMAQTLHDGLHDFGQDSLRESAVRQQAALFTWPAVAAEYWKRYQRLV, from the coding sequence ATGCCTTCTCTTTTCATCGATGCTGAGCGGATGCGTGACCTCAACAGTGGGTTGGGGCAAGTCTGTCTGCATCTGAGCCGCGAACTGGTTCGGCAACGCCCCGCCGGCTGGAATATGACGTTTCTGGTCCCGAAAGGACAGTCGGGCGTATTCGGGTCTGACGCGCAGTACGTCGAAGCAACGGGCCTGCGTAAGCTGTGGGTGCCGGGTCAGTACGACGTCTGGCACTGTCTGCATCAGGATTCGACCTACCTGCCCAGCCCCATCCGGCAGCGCAGCAGCAAGCTGATGCTGACGATTTACGACCTTAATTTTCTGGAACGCGCTGATTATTCGGTGGCGAAAAAGGCCCGCAAACTGGCCCGCCTGCAACGCAAAATCAATCGGGCGACGCTGCTGACGGCCGGTTCAGCGTATACCGCGTCGGTGGTTAAGTCGCATCTGAACGTGCCGGATGGCTTACCATTAGAAGTGATTTATACCGGCCTGGCCGTTGATCCGGCGAATGCACCGGCTGAGGTGCCGCCTGCCGTGGCTAGCCTGACCGACACGCCGTACCTGCTGTTTGTGGGGGTTATTCACCCGAAGAAAAACGTGCATACGCTGTTGCCGCTGCTCGAAGCCTTCCCCGACTACAAACTCGTACTGGCTGGCCCCGACAAGCACCCCTACGCGCAACACATCCGCGAACAGGCCGACAAGTTGGGTGTTACTGACCGCCTGTTTATGCCCGGTGCCGTTGATGAGTCGACAAAGCTGTGGCTCTACGCCCATTGCGAAGCGTTTTTGTTTCCGTCACTCTCGGAGGGGTTTGGTCTGCCCGTTGCCGAAGCCATGACGTTCGGCAAGCCCGTGTTTAGCTCGACGCTGACCAGCCTGCCCGAAGTAGGGGGGAAGGCGGCTTATTATTTCGAGAACTTTGAGCCAGAGACGATGGCACAGACGCTACACGACGGCCTACATGATTTCGGGCAGGATTCGCTGCGCGAATCGGCGGTTCGGCAACAGGCGGCTCTGTTTACCTGGCCCGCCGTTGCCGCCGAATACTGGAAACGCTACCAACGGCTGGTGTAA
- a CDS encoding amidohydrolase family protein, whose product MAQVPKASPRTEGDGPFGKLIIRGVTLINSTGAPPMGPVDIVVEKNRIAQIKQVGYPGVPIDPKSRPAAGPSDKELNCDGMYLMPGFIDMHGHIGGQAQGASADYVFKLWLGHGITTIRDPSCGNGLDWVLDQRAKSDRNEIVAPRIKAYTVFGQGAKESITTPKQARAWVQQNAKRGADGIKFFGAEPAVFRAALEENKKLGLRSACHHAQLEVARMNALATAKAGLTSMEHWYGLPEALFEDKTVQNYPANYNYNNEQDRFTEAGNLWQQAAKPGTDRWNKVLDELIVLDFTLDPTFNIYEANRELMLARRAEWHDDYTLPSLWRFYGPSRISHGSYWHNWGTEQEVAWKKNYQLWMAFINEYKNRGGRVTTGSDSGFIYQLYGFAYIRELELLREAGFHPLEVVRAATIKGAEALGMADQIGSVEVGKLADFVIVKENPLANLKTLYGTGAIHLNDKNEVERVGGVTYTVKDGVVYDAKQLLADVRKIVADAKTAEKFEITQPGVAPKSGKLSGSN is encoded by the coding sequence ATGGCGCAGGTGCCGAAAGCGTCGCCCCGCACCGAGGGCGATGGGCCGTTCGGAAAACTCATCATCCGGGGCGTTACGCTCATCAACAGCACCGGGGCACCCCCGATGGGGCCGGTCGATATTGTAGTCGAGAAAAACCGGATTGCGCAGATCAAACAGGTCGGCTATCCCGGCGTACCCATCGACCCCAAAAGCCGTCCGGCGGCTGGCCCGTCTGACAAAGAACTGAACTGCGACGGTATGTACCTGATGCCCGGCTTCATCGATATGCACGGGCACATCGGTGGGCAGGCGCAGGGAGCCAGTGCTGATTACGTCTTTAAACTCTGGCTCGGTCACGGCATCACGACCATCCGCGACCCAAGCTGCGGCAACGGCCTCGACTGGGTACTCGACCAACGGGCCAAAAGCGACCGCAACGAGATCGTAGCCCCGCGCATCAAAGCGTATACAGTGTTCGGGCAGGGGGCGAAGGAGTCGATCACGACGCCCAAACAAGCCCGCGCGTGGGTGCAGCAAAACGCCAAACGCGGTGCCGACGGGATCAAGTTTTTCGGGGCCGAACCCGCCGTGTTCCGGGCCGCGCTGGAGGAAAACAAGAAGCTGGGCCTGCGGTCGGCCTGCCACCACGCGCAGCTGGAAGTGGCCCGGATGAATGCGCTGGCAACGGCGAAAGCCGGTCTGACGTCGATGGAGCACTGGTACGGTCTGCCGGAAGCGTTGTTTGAAGACAAAACGGTGCAGAACTACCCCGCCAATTATAACTACAACAACGAGCAGGACCGGTTTACGGAAGCTGGCAACCTCTGGCAACAGGCTGCCAAACCCGGCACTGACCGCTGGAACAAAGTGCTGGACGAACTGATCGTGTTAGACTTCACCCTCGACCCGACGTTCAACATCTACGAAGCCAACCGCGAACTGATGCTGGCCCGGCGCGCCGAGTGGCACGATGACTACACGCTGCCGAGTTTGTGGCGGTTCTACGGGCCGAGCCGCATTTCGCACGGGTCGTACTGGCACAACTGGGGCACTGAACAGGAAGTGGCCTGGAAAAAGAATTACCAGCTCTGGATGGCGTTCATCAACGAATACAAAAATCGGGGCGGGCGCGTCACGACGGGGTCCGATTCGGGCTTTATCTACCAGCTCTACGGTTTTGCCTACATTCGCGAACTCGAACTACTGCGCGAAGCGGGTTTCCATCCGCTCGAAGTCGTCAGAGCGGCAACGATCAAAGGGGCTGAAGCCTTGGGCATGGCCGATCAGATCGGGTCGGTGGAAGTAGGTAAGCTGGCTGACTTTGTCATTGTGAAAGAAAACCCGCTGGCGAATCTGAAAACGCTCTACGGCACGGGCGCGATTCACCTTAACGACAAAAACGAAGTTGAGCGCGTGGGTGGCGTAACCTACACGGTAAAAGACGGTGTAGTCTACGACGCCAAACAACTGCTGGCCGATGTGCGGAAAATCGTTGCCGACGCCAAAACTGCCGAAAAATTCGAGATCACCCAACCCGGCGTCGCCCCTAAATCCGGCAAACTTTCCGGTAGTAACTAA
- a CDS encoding metallophosphoesterase family protein — translation MNDTEQHPDILFLSDTQAPMLVERLVLRTHQNTKATRTILDQIVKLHPTVLYWLGDIVSLGFRTSKWRTIDQFLEKCRSVGTSVYAIMGNHDVMGRPRKGARNFQQRFPEHVNTGYVQVTDGIAVVMLNSNFSTMSGDEIVKQQSWYENTLKTLDADPAIRVVIVTCHHAPYSNSKLVGSSKLVQQRLVPAYVASTKAKLFITGHSHAFERYEFEGKTFLVIGGGGGLRQPLNTSPSRLPDLATSYKPMFHYLAVRREGDGLVLTSYCLKRDFSGFSVGYEFGIGTEVPSATAE, via the coding sequence ATGAACGATACTGAACAACACCCCGATATTCTGTTTCTGAGCGATACGCAGGCCCCTATGCTCGTTGAGCGGCTGGTACTGCGAACGCACCAGAACACGAAAGCTACCCGTACAATTCTGGATCAGATCGTCAAACTGCACCCCACCGTGCTGTACTGGCTGGGCGACATTGTATCACTGGGATTTCGGACCAGCAAGTGGCGGACAATCGACCAGTTTCTGGAAAAATGCCGGTCGGTCGGTACGTCGGTGTATGCCATCATGGGGAACCATGACGTGATGGGTCGCCCCCGCAAGGGCGCGCGTAATTTCCAGCAACGCTTTCCCGAACACGTCAATACGGGCTACGTACAGGTGACCGACGGGATCGCGGTTGTAATGCTGAATTCTAATTTCAGTACCATGTCGGGCGACGAGATTGTGAAGCAGCAGTCGTGGTACGAGAACACACTGAAAACACTCGACGCCGACCCGGCTATTCGCGTTGTAATCGTCACCTGCCACCACGCGCCCTACTCAAACAGTAAGCTGGTCGGGTCGTCAAAGCTGGTGCAGCAACGGCTTGTGCCGGCTTATGTCGCGTCGACCAAGGCAAAGCTATTTATTACGGGACATTCGCACGCGTTCGAGCGGTACGAATTCGAGGGTAAAACGTTTCTGGTAATCGGCGGGGGCGGGGGCCTTCGTCAGCCATTAAACACGTCGCCCAGTCGCCTGCCCGATCTGGCGACTAGCTACAAACCGATGTTCCACTACCTCGCCGTCCGGCGCGAAGGCGACGGGTTGGTGCTGACGTCCTATTGTCTCAAACGCGACTTTTCCGGATTCAGCGTCGGCTATGAGTTTGGTATCGGCACGGAAGTGCCTTCGGCTACGGCGGAGTAA
- a CDS encoding glycerophosphodiester phosphodiesterase has protein sequence MNTRYLVLVGLLVTLLMGCRKEYEAPVPYNFSNLTGSGKFSTAIRQSINGVYTVTDGSDKFGAQVVLRWTYTHTGADTSHHLSVFTSNVGYFDMEPQPQTGGLAVGGYWRRLQDTEIGLVQLTVNVRRSGAVSPFTGRLSTGDTLVVSGVYGDGDVTPTKRLTMTYARPLNARPFSVLAHRSGGRTSDLLPASENSVEIIKMASRLGATGIEIDVRYTKDGVPILYHDNTLNLRLIQKNGLAGPIEEYTYQQLNTLVRLVNGERIPTLEEALQTVVDNTDLSFVWLDTKYVRSMTQVQSIQRTYLQRAKAAGRSLQIVIGLPSDDAVSLYRDLPEKSNTPVLCELDTSITRSINANIWAPRWTLGDQTAEVNAMKAEGRTVFVWTLDEPQFIREFIDQTRFDGILSNYACVVAYYHYSQQ, from the coding sequence GTGAACACGCGCTATCTGGTATTGGTCGGCCTGCTGGTAACCTTATTGATGGGGTGCCGGAAAGAATACGAGGCCCCCGTACCCTACAACTTTTCAAACCTGACTGGGTCGGGAAAATTCTCGACAGCCATTCGCCAGTCCATCAACGGGGTGTACACGGTTACCGACGGATCGGACAAATTCGGCGCGCAGGTGGTACTTCGCTGGACATACACGCATACCGGAGCCGACACATCGCACCATTTGTCGGTTTTTACGTCGAACGTGGGGTACTTTGATATGGAGCCGCAACCGCAAACCGGGGGGCTGGCTGTGGGTGGTTACTGGCGTCGTTTGCAGGATACCGAGATCGGCCTGGTGCAGCTTACCGTAAATGTGCGTCGGAGCGGGGCGGTGAGTCCGTTTACGGGGCGGCTTTCCACGGGCGATACGCTGGTCGTGAGCGGGGTGTATGGTGATGGCGACGTAACCCCAACCAAACGCCTAACGATGACCTACGCACGGCCGCTGAATGCGCGCCCGTTCTCGGTTCTGGCGCACCGTAGTGGAGGTCGAACGTCAGATCTGCTGCCCGCGTCGGAAAATTCGGTGGAAATTATCAAGATGGCGTCCAGGCTGGGGGCGACCGGCATTGAAATCGACGTGCGCTACACCAAAGACGGCGTTCCGATTTTGTACCACGACAACACGCTCAACCTGCGGCTGATCCAGAAAAATGGGCTGGCTGGACCCATCGAAGAGTACACGTATCAGCAACTGAATACGCTGGTTCGGCTGGTCAATGGGGAGCGGATTCCGACTCTGGAAGAAGCCCTGCAAACGGTGGTCGATAACACGGACCTGAGTTTTGTCTGGCTCGATACCAAGTACGTTCGGTCGATGACGCAGGTGCAGTCTATCCAGCGGACGTATCTGCAACGGGCGAAGGCTGCGGGGCGGTCGCTTCAGATTGTAATCGGGTTGCCGAGCGACGATGCGGTTTCGCTGTATCGCGACCTGCCCGAAAAGAGCAATACGCCCGTCCTGTGCGAACTTGATACAAGCATTACCCGAAGCATCAACGCGAATATCTGGGCACCCCGCTGGACACTGGGTGACCAAACGGCAGAGGTAAACGCCATGAAAGCCGAGGGACGGACAGTGTTTGTCTGGACGCTGGACGAACCGCAGTTTATCCGGGAATTCATCGACCAAACCCGTTTCGACGGTATTCTGTCGAACTATGCCTGCGTCGTCGCCTACTACCACTACAGTCAGCAGTAA
- the era gene encoding GTPase Era, which produces MNTQVIENFPAAHKAGFVSIVGKPNVGKSTLMNQLVGERLSIITSKAQTTRHRIMGIINGTHDGTEFQLVYSDTPGIIKPQYKLHESMMSFVRGSIEDADVVLFVTDIFEQHDENDVIERLQKSEVPILLLINKVDQATQDQVQEKIAYWQEHFRAEAIIPISALNGFNIEQVFDGIITRLPQHPPYFPKDELTDKPERFFASEIIREKIFLNYKKEVPYSSEVVVIGFKEKEDIIVIQAEILVERPTQRAILLGEGGKMIKKTGIMAREELERFFGKKVFLEQFVKVEPDWRQKDKMLRRLGYDE; this is translated from the coding sequence ATGAATACACAAGTCATAGAAAATTTTCCGGCCGCCCATAAGGCCGGCTTCGTCAGTATTGTCGGTAAGCCTAATGTCGGCAAATCTACCCTGATGAATCAGCTCGTCGGTGAGCGCCTGTCGATCATCACCTCGAAAGCCCAGACCACCCGTCACCGGATTATGGGTATCATCAATGGTACGCACGACGGAACAGAATTTCAGCTGGTTTACTCCGATACGCCGGGCATCATCAAGCCGCAGTATAAGCTGCACGAGTCGATGATGAGCTTCGTGCGCGGTTCCATCGAGGATGCCGATGTGGTGCTGTTCGTAACCGATATTTTCGAGCAGCACGATGAAAACGACGTCATCGAGCGGCTGCAAAAATCGGAAGTGCCGATTCTGCTGCTGATCAACAAAGTCGATCAGGCTACGCAGGATCAGGTGCAGGAAAAGATCGCTTACTGGCAGGAACACTTCCGGGCGGAAGCAATTATTCCCATCTCCGCCCTGAACGGTTTCAATATCGAACAGGTGTTCGACGGAATTATCACCCGCCTGCCCCAACACCCACCCTACTTCCCCAAAGACGAACTGACTGATAAGCCGGAACGCTTCTTCGCGTCGGAGATCATTCGGGAGAAGATCTTTCTGAACTACAAGAAGGAAGTACCTTACAGCAGCGAGGTTGTGGTAATTGGGTTCAAAGAGAAAGAAGACATCATCGTTATTCAGGCCGAAATACTGGTTGAGCGGCCAACCCAACGGGCTATCCTGCTGGGCGAAGGCGGTAAAATGATTAAGAAGACGGGAATCATGGCCCGCGAAGAGCTGGAACGGTTCTTCGGCAAAAAAGTATTTTTAGAACAATTCGTCAAGGTAGAACCCGACTGGCGGCAGAAAGACAAAATGCTGCGTCGGCTGGGGTACGACGAATAA
- the der gene encoding ribosome biogenesis GTPase Der, which translates to MANIVAIVGRPNVGKSTLFNRLTEQRQAIMDNQSGVTRDRHYGTAEWNGIYFSVIDTGGYVVGSEDVFEESIREQVEIAIQESTVLLFMVDTQTGITGLDEDFADVLRRSKKPVYIVANKAESAERSQEAAEFYSLGLGDPYAISSMTGSGTGDLLDEVVRHFQGPGVEDPDAGVPKIAILGRPNVGKSSFLNVLTGQERSIVTDIAGTTRDAINTRYKAYGKDFILTDTAGIRRKARVQDNIEFYSTLRSIKAMEDSDVCIVMLDATRGLEAQDLNIIGQAVKAKKGVVIMVNKWDAVEKDHRTADVLRKEMIQRMMPIDYVPIIFASVHEKQRIFQVMEKAMEVYENRGKKITTSKLNDALQPEIEKLPPPSLKGKMIRIKYMLQVPTPSPTFVFFCNLPQYVQESYQRFLENKIREHFDFTGVPLTLFFRQK; encoded by the coding sequence ATGGCAAATATTGTAGCAATCGTTGGCCGCCCAAACGTGGGCAAGTCCACGCTGTTTAACCGGCTGACGGAACAGCGGCAGGCCATTATGGACAACCAAAGCGGGGTTACCCGCGACCGTCACTACGGCACCGCCGAGTGGAACGGTATTTATTTTTCCGTTATCGATACAGGCGGGTATGTTGTCGGGTCAGAAGATGTGTTTGAAGAATCGATCCGGGAACAGGTCGAAATCGCAATTCAGGAATCGACGGTATTGCTGTTTATGGTCGACACCCAGACGGGCATTACCGGGCTCGACGAAGACTTCGCCGACGTGCTGCGCCGGTCGAAAAAGCCGGTTTACATCGTAGCAAACAAAGCTGAATCGGCCGAGCGGTCGCAGGAGGCCGCGGAGTTCTACAGCCTGGGCCTGGGTGATCCATACGCCATTTCATCGATGACCGGTTCGGGCACAGGTGATCTGCTCGATGAGGTCGTCAGGCATTTTCAGGGGCCGGGCGTGGAGGACCCCGACGCCGGTGTGCCCAAAATTGCCATTCTCGGTCGGCCAAATGTCGGTAAGTCGTCGTTTCTAAACGTGCTGACCGGGCAGGAACGCAGCATCGTAACCGACATTGCCGGTACCACCCGCGATGCCATCAACACCCGCTACAAAGCCTACGGTAAAGACTTTATCCTGACCGATACGGCCGGTATCCGGCGGAAAGCCCGCGTGCAGGACAACATCGAATTTTATTCGACACTGCGTTCTATCAAGGCGATGGAAGATTCGGACGTGTGCATTGTCATGCTCGACGCGACGCGGGGGTTGGAAGCGCAGGATCTGAACATCATCGGGCAGGCCGTCAAGGCTAAGAAGGGCGTGGTCATCATGGTCAACAAATGGGACGCTGTCGAGAAAGACCACCGCACTGCCGATGTGCTGCGGAAGGAGATGATTCAGCGTATGATGCCGATCGACTACGTGCCCATCATTTTTGCGTCGGTCCATGAAAAGCAGCGCATTTTTCAGGTGATGGAAAAAGCGATGGAGGTATATGAGAACCGGGGCAAGAAAATAACGACATCGAAACTAAACGACGCGTTGCAACCCGAAATCGAGAAGCTGCCGCCCCCATCGCTTAAGGGTAAGATGATTCGGATCAAGTACATGCTTCAGGTACCGACGCCCTCGCCAACGTTTGTGTTCTTCTGTAACCTGCCGCAGTACGTACAGGAATCGTATCAGCGGTTTCTGGAAAACAAAATCCGCGAACACTTCGACTTTACGGGTGTACCGCTGACGCTTTTCT